One window of Acidimicrobiales bacterium genomic DNA carries:
- a CDS encoding NADH-quinone oxidoreductase subunit H, with translation MAVDLAPVEIQALQVLTIAACAPLVSGAIAHLEARLQGRRGPRILQPYYDLSKLFHKETLIPADASWAFVVGPLLAFTCYLVVPLLIPVLTAYPLPFGYLGDILGGGFILGLAGFALAVAAAETGSPYAQLGSSRAMSFGALIEPSILFVTFTVALVTTTDLPYFEAAAARASLGQALRPAHLLAAIAFFLVVLSDTGRIPVETHTGTLEFGMIDEARTLEHSGPLLALARWGSAMKQLILYTILVDVFAAPWGLAGTTALGAVLVAIPVLLAKALGVGAIFAVLDNSFSKLRLFKITEFMAGAFLVAVLAVLALYLGGG, from the coding sequence GTGGCGGTAGACCTGGCGCCGGTCGAGATCCAGGCCCTCCAGGTGCTCACGATCGCCGCGTGCGCGCCGCTCGTGAGCGGCGCGATCGCCCACCTCGAGGCCCGCCTCCAGGGACGCCGCGGGCCGCGGATCCTCCAGCCCTACTACGACCTCTCGAAGCTGTTCCACAAGGAGACGCTGATCCCGGCCGATGCGAGCTGGGCGTTCGTCGTCGGCCCCCTCCTCGCCTTCACCTGCTACCTCGTCGTCCCGCTCCTCATCCCGGTGCTGACGGCCTACCCGCTGCCCTTCGGCTACCTGGGCGACATCCTCGGCGGCGGGTTCATCCTGGGCCTGGCGGGATTCGCCCTGGCGGTGGCCGCCGCGGAGACCGGCAGCCCCTACGCCCAGCTCGGCAGCAGTCGCGCGATGAGCTTCGGCGCGCTGATCGAGCCGTCGATCCTGTTCGTCACGTTCACGGTCGCCCTCGTCACCACGACCGACCTGCCGTACTTCGAGGCGGCAGCGGCTCGCGCCTCGCTCGGCCAGGCGCTCCGCCCCGCGCACCTGCTCGCGGCGATCGCCTTCTTCCTCGTCGTGCTCAGCGACACCGGGCGCATCCCCGTCGAGACGCACACGGGCACCCTCGAGTTCGGGATGATCGACGAGGCACGGACGCTCGAGCACTCCGGCCCCCTCCTCGCGCTGGCGAGGTGGGGGTCGGCCATGAAGCAGCTGATCCTCTACACGATCCTCGTCGACGTCTTCGCTGCACCCTGGGGCCTCGCCGGCACGACCGCGCTCGGAGCAGTCCTCGTCGCCATCCCAGTCCTGCTCGCCAAGGCGCTCGGCGTCGGCGCGATCTTCGCCGTCCTCGACAACAGCTTCTCGAAGCTGCGCCTGTTCAAGATCACCGAGTTCATGGCGGGGGCCTTCCTGGTGGCGGTGCTCGCCGTCCTGGCCCTGTACCTGGGGGGCGGCTAG
- a CDS encoding proton-conducting transporter membrane subunit — protein MSWDLFAVAIVPVAAAVACWLVPPSAGRALTVTSGAASFALTLLLVPASSVTAAGGWLRVDALSTVFLVAVSFLYAATGLFALGYLRPAGHRDARARYSRRFFAGLNLFAWSMSMALVVNELALLWVAIEVTTVVSALLVAIDETDVATEAAWKYLLLASMGLGVALLATVVMYDAGSVVLGGSYDLFYPKLLAAAGRFPAQAVRLSFVLALLGYGTKMGLVPMHTWLPDAHSEAPTPVSALLSGSLLAVSFYAILRFYQIAVRAIGPAFPRGALLAFGVASLGLAALYLAGQRDLKRLLAYSSIEHMGVLAVGMSFGAPVAVVGVLLHVLAHAAAKGTAFFGAGSVLRKFGTKDMTRIRGGLGALPWSGPMLVLAVLGLCALPPSGIFRSEFLIVSGGFGDPADAATAVLVVLVTLASLGLTWHASQTMLEATPGGVVPGETSRLIVAAMLVGLVALTLLGLHPPGQLSDLLTRAARELGSGT, from the coding sequence GTGAGCTGGGACCTCTTCGCCGTCGCGATCGTTCCGGTCGCGGCCGCCGTCGCCTGCTGGCTCGTCCCGCCGTCGGCAGGACGAGCCCTGACCGTCACGAGCGGCGCGGCGAGCTTCGCCCTCACCCTGCTGCTCGTGCCGGCGAGCTCGGTGACGGCTGCAGGGGGCTGGCTGCGAGTCGACGCCCTCTCGACGGTGTTCCTCGTGGCCGTGAGCTTCCTGTACGCCGCCACGGGGCTGTTCGCGCTCGGATACCTACGGCCGGCGGGCCATCGCGACGCCCGGGCGCGCTACAGCCGGCGATTCTTCGCCGGCCTGAACCTGTTCGCCTGGTCGATGTCGATGGCCCTCGTCGTGAACGAGCTCGCCCTCCTCTGGGTTGCGATCGAGGTGACGACGGTCGTCTCGGCGCTGCTCGTCGCCATCGATGAGACGGACGTGGCGACGGAGGCCGCCTGGAAGTACCTGCTCCTCGCCTCCATGGGCCTCGGAGTCGCCCTGCTCGCGACCGTGGTCATGTACGACGCCGGCAGCGTTGTCCTCGGGGGCTCCTACGACCTCTTCTACCCGAAGCTGCTCGCTGCAGCCGGGCGCTTCCCGGCGCAGGCGGTGCGGCTGTCCTTCGTGCTCGCCCTCCTCGGCTACGGCACCAAGATGGGGCTCGTCCCGATGCACACGTGGCTCCCCGACGCGCACTCCGAGGCGCCGACACCCGTCTCGGCGCTGCTGTCGGGTTCGCTGCTCGCCGTGAGCTTCTACGCCATCCTGCGCTTCTACCAGATCGCCGTCCGGGCCATCGGACCCGCGTTCCCCCGCGGCGCCCTGCTCGCCTTCGGCGTCGCCTCCCTCGGCCTCGCCGCTCTCTACCTCGCCGGGCAGCGGGACCTGAAGCGGCTCCTCGCCTACTCGAGCATCGAGCACATGGGCGTGCTCGCCGTCGGGATGAGCTTCGGGGCCCCCGTGGCGGTGGTCGGCGTGCTCCTCCACGTGCTCGCACACGCCGCCGCCAAGGGGACCGCCTTCTTCGGTGCCGGAAGCGTGCTACGCAAGTTCGGGACGAAGGACATGACCCGCATCCGAGGCGGGCTGGGCGCCCTCCCCTGGAGCGGCCCGATGCTGGTGCTCGCCGTGCTCGGCCTGTGCGCCCTGCCGCCGTCGGGGATCTTCCGCAGCGAGTTCCTCATCGTCTCCGGCGGCTTCGGCGACCCCGCGGACGCGGCGACGGCGGTCCTCGTCGTGCTCGTGACCCTCGCGAGCCTCGGTCTCACCTGGCACGCCTCGCAGACGATGCTCGAGGCGACGCCGGGGGGCGTCGTACCCGGCGAGACGAGCCGTCTCATCGTGGCTGCGATGCTCGTCGGACTCGTGGCGCTGACGCTCCTCGGCCTCCACCCGCCGGGCCAGCTCTCGGACCTGCTCACTCGGGCCGCGCGCGAGCTCGGGAGCGGCACGTGA
- a CDS encoding NADH-quinone oxidoreductase subunit C, with the protein MSAVATSARVAAGELAETVADEVRAGGRFAGLFATGRAGGSTTLRAVVARAGSLVLTEAELGPGESRYPALTPLVPAASWYEREIHDLFGIEPSGHRRLDPLVLPLRAGCHRPRPGDPAGTDRIELDVAPLPAHVRGEGVFTIPYGPVRSGVFESVEYLVETRGEEISHLRTRVYHKHRGLDRRFSELGVDDALLLAERVEGTAAVAHALAFSQAIEELAGIEPPRSAQLLRVLHAELERVAVHLDSVIRHAEGAGQAVAYARMSRHREELLRLRARLCGHRFGRGVVVPGGVTGPARAEPEQALAHVNALEAAIAEDARALMATPSFLDRLRGTGVLPRDVAAAHGALGPVGRASGQGEDVRVQRPYGAYRHLGCEPAATDAEGDALARQHVRLAEIRQAFHLARQALEELVDGASSTWRVAVPPVSGVAVASVEAPQGELLYLVEAEGGRLARVKPRSASFHNLALLPRAFGGDIFTDFVFIEASFGLSIAGVAG; encoded by the coding sequence GTGAGCGCCGTCGCGACCTCGGCGCGCGTCGCGGCCGGGGAGCTGGCCGAGACCGTCGCCGACGAGGTCCGCGCCGGAGGGCGCTTCGCCGGCCTGTTTGCGACCGGCCGTGCGGGCGGCTCGACGACGCTTCGCGCCGTGGTGGCGCGCGCTGGCTCCTTGGTGCTCACCGAGGCCGAGCTCGGCCCGGGCGAGTCGCGCTACCCCGCCCTCACACCCCTCGTCCCCGCCGCCTCCTGGTACGAGCGCGAGATCCATGACCTCTTCGGCATCGAGCCGAGCGGCCACCGCCGGCTCGATCCCCTCGTCCTGCCGCTTCGCGCCGGCTGTCACCGTCCGCGGCCCGGCGACCCGGCCGGGACGGACCGCATCGAGCTCGACGTTGCCCCGCTGCCAGCGCACGTGCGCGGCGAGGGCGTGTTCACGATCCCCTACGGTCCGGTGCGCTCGGGGGTCTTCGAGAGCGTCGAGTACCTCGTCGAGACGCGAGGCGAGGAGATCTCCCACCTGCGCACCCGCGTGTACCACAAGCATCGGGGCCTGGACCGTCGCTTCAGCGAACTCGGCGTCGACGACGCGCTCCTCCTCGCGGAGCGCGTCGAGGGTACGGCCGCGGTCGCTCACGCCCTCGCCTTCAGCCAGGCCATCGAGGAGCTCGCCGGGATCGAGCCGCCCCGGTCCGCGCAGCTCCTGCGGGTGCTGCACGCCGAGCTCGAGCGCGTCGCGGTGCACCTCGACTCCGTCATCCGCCACGCTGAGGGCGCCGGCCAGGCGGTCGCCTACGCCCGGATGTCGCGACACCGCGAGGAGCTGCTCCGGCTGCGCGCCCGCCTGTGCGGCCACCGCTTCGGGCGGGGGGTCGTCGTCCCGGGCGGCGTGACCGGACCGGCGCGCGCCGAGCCCGAGCAAGCCTTGGCGCACGTGAACGCGCTCGAGGCCGCGATCGCCGAGGACGCGCGGGCGCTCATGGCAACGCCCTCGTTCCTCGACCGGCTGCGCGGGACCGGGGTGCTGCCTCGCGACGTCGCGGCCGCGCACGGCGCCCTCGGGCCGGTCGGGCGCGCCTCGGGCCAGGGCGAGGACGTGCGCGTCCAGCGACCCTACGGCGCCTACCGCCACCTCGGCTGCGAGCCCGCCGCGACCGACGCCGAGGGCGACGCGCTCGCGCGGCAGCACGTCCGGCTCGCCGAGATCCGGCAGGCCTTCCACCTCGCGCGTCAGGCGCTCGAGGAGCTGGTGGACGGCGCGAGCTCGACGTGGCGAGTCGCCGTCCCCCCGGTGAGCGGCGTCGCCGTCGCCTCCGTCGAAGCGCCCCAGGGCGAGCTCCTCTACCTCGTCGAGGCGGAGGGGGGCAGGCTGGCACGGGTCAAGCCTCGCTCCGCCTCCTTCCACAACCTCGCACTGCTCCCACGGGCATTCGGCGGCGACATCTTCACGGACTTCGTGTTCATCGAGGCCAGCTTCGGACTCTCGATCGCGGGGGTGGCCGGCTGA
- a CDS encoding ferredoxin, whose amino-acid sequence MAWVWRGLRDGIVTTRYPRRPDDYGEGFHGTIVVVDHGIAHGDASHRAAASAAFRCPTGAIAESGGEVRVDRGRCILCGRCVAARPDVFAFSSSLEAAAVARTALVVPQTEEDDGALVAVREALQRRVRALRRSIHVRHVDAGSDGSEEWEVAALTNPIYDVQRLGIFFTASPRHADVLLVTGAGTLAMAEPLRATFEAMPDPKVVIAAGTDATSGGLLAPSYATSAGVDSVVPVDVWVPGSPPSPFSLLHGILLGVGLLGSSRPR is encoded by the coding sequence ATGGCCTGGGTCTGGCGCGGCCTGCGCGACGGCATCGTCACGACGCGCTACCCGCGTCGCCCCGACGACTACGGCGAGGGCTTCCACGGCACGATCGTCGTCGTCGACCACGGCATCGCCCACGGCGACGCGAGCCACCGCGCGGCGGCGAGCGCCGCCTTCCGCTGCCCGACCGGTGCGATCGCCGAGTCGGGAGGGGAGGTGCGCGTCGATCGCGGACGCTGCATCCTCTGCGGCCGGTGCGTCGCCGCTCGGCCCGACGTCTTCGCCTTCTCGAGCTCGCTCGAGGCGGCGGCGGTCGCGCGCACGGCCCTCGTCGTCCCGCAGACCGAGGAGGACGACGGCGCGCTCGTCGCGGTGCGTGAGGCGCTCCAGCGACGGGTGCGGGCCCTGCGCAGGTCGATCCACGTCCGCCACGTCGACGCCGGCTCGGACGGCTCGGAGGAGTGGGAGGTCGCCGCCTTGACCAACCCGATCTACGACGTCCAGCGCCTCGGGATCTTCTTCACCGCGTCGCCGCGGCACGCCGACGTGCTCCTCGTCACCGGCGCCGGCACCCTCGCCATGGCCGAGCCGTTGCGCGCGACCTTCGAGGCCATGCCGGATCCGAAGGTCGTCATCGCCGCGGGGACCGACGCAACCAGCGGCGGCCTCCTCGCTCCTTCGTACGCGACCTCGGCGGGCGTCGATTCGGTCGTCCCGGTGGACGTCTGGGTGCCCGGTTCGCCGCCCAGCCCGTTCAGCCTGCTCCACGGCATCCTCCTCGGCGTCGGCCTGCTCGGGAGCTCGAGGCCGCGATGA